In Caloenas nicobarica isolate bCalNic1 chromosome 6, bCalNic1.hap1, whole genome shotgun sequence, the DNA window TTCAGGTCAGCCTAACCTAATGGAAAACCTGAATACAAACTCCaggctgtaattttttttttttttttttttaaattaacttaaAGAATCTTTCATGCAAGCTGACCAGAGAGAATATCCTTGAATCCCCCAGAAAGCGTATAGTGCTTTGATGCATCTCAAAtcataacaacaacaaaaaagtatcCACTGATGCCAATTACACAGATTTCAGAGAAGCTGAGCACGTGCGTGTTCTATGAACTTCAGTCACTGCTTGACACATTTTGGTGACCGAAAACTCACAATTCATTTGTGGGTTCTGAACTTCTAAATTTAGTGGgtttattgttttaaaactgtttggCTTTTGGAGTTTTTTCCAAAATTCCCATGTCTTTTTAGATGCCCTTGTGGCTTCTCATAAACTCTGAAAACAAGTCTTAATTTGGAAATCTAATTTGAATTGTCTATCATATTTGTTGTATGTGTGTTTGGAATGTGAGGAACAAAAATGCAGTTTGTGAAATTAATTTGGGAAGTCTCTGTCTCCCTTTCTCAGTTGGTACTGAACTATAGACTCTTATTTTTTCTAATGATGAAATTCAGGCTTACTAATCTGTAGTTTTGAGTGAGCTCTTAAGGACAGAGGGAGAAGAGCAGGTTAAATAATGATTTCAAACCCATCATGAAACAGCTGACACTGCAGCAAAGTGCAGAAGTATAACTAATAAACCACATGCAACATGGTTATTTCCCTGCTTCCTTTATGCTGTACTAATAGTAGGGGTTTCTGTAAGTAAACAGGAAGACATATTTGAGATGCTATGTGAAAACATGAAGCTTGTCCATCTCTGTTAGTGTGGAAATCATAGATTTCAAAGCGACGGAACTGAGTCCTTGTATTTCTGAGTATTCTGTGTGTACTAGAGTTCTGGCAGACACTGCTCACTAACTGATTAGGCAACTGGATATTTAATCAGCAGCAGCATGCTAGATTTTCTTCCTGGTAGCTCTCTGATAGAAATATCAGATTTTCAGTCTTCCATCAGAATGGTAGGACCTTGGGTGGCAAGTAGGCAGTTTCCTCCCACTCCAGAAATATTATTCAGCAACTCCAGCTGTTCATTGCATTGTGGTTCTTAGATTTACTTTTACACCACACCCATATCgtgtaacaaaaaataatttttttttttccttttgtaagtGTTTATGTGCTGTGTATTGGCATaagtgtgtgtttaaaaaaataacaatattccCAGCCTCTCTGAGAATATGAATATGATAATTGAATATATATTGTATAAATAGGTActatgtataattttttttttcccacttaagCTTGAAAATTCAACCTTAAGATGTAAGTGTTCTTGAAtgtatttcagtgctgctggaggagaaatATTTGACTTATGTGTCCCAGATCTGGATGACAGAATTGGTGAAAGGGATATTGTAAGACTTATAAGACAAATACTCGAAGGACTTTGCTGCTTGCATGAAAACAATATTGTCCATCTTGATTTAAAGGTGAGGCTGCAGcacactttttattttagtacTTTATCTTCTATTTAATATCACATTAATCAAAGCAATTCGTTAAATACGTGACAAagatgaggagaaaaaggagtgTGTTAGAgattaactgatttttttaaaataaaatttagcaATAGGTATTACATAATAGAAACTGAAATGTCTTTCTGtacattggggttttttgcagctTATACTTGATTAATTGAGAATTAAATCTTTTCTATTCTAgcctcaaaatattttgctgagcAGTGTCAATCCTCTTGGTGATGTAAAAATTGTAGATTTTGGTATGTCTCGGAAGCTTGAGAGTTCTAGTGAACTGCGGCAGATCATGGGAACAACAGAGTATCTAGGTAAGGAAGAGTTGCTTCACAATTTctgctgtgtggttttgggAAAAGAGGAACAGTTCATGTAATGTGCTTATCAACTTATCAGTCTTTActggagaaagaacagcaggacAAGGCATCAAATATttgcaacaaaaaaatcccaaattatATTGATAAGTGCACCTCTAATTTTATGCTATAGTATTTGCTGTGATGCAGACTGTTAAATCAGCACAGATTGGCTGTTAAATTCTTTTATTAGATCTGAAATACAGCATTAACATGCACAACGAAATGCTCTTTGGATTAGGAATGTGTTTAGAATGATGAtttaaagagattaaaatattctttgggAATGGAAAGCTTGCCATTAACACTCAGCCCTCTCTGAGGGGCAGGTTTCCTTAATGATCTGCCAACACTCCATTTGAAGAGCACTTCGACCTGTAGTGAGTAACTCCCTGTCTAGCATACGTTAACAGACACTCATCCAAAAATTGGCTTGGTCATCTGGCATTGCAGTGTTAACATGCTGAAGGCTTTATGCATTCCCCTTAAAAAGCTGTGTACTTGAAAACCTCTTAGAAGAATCTTTTATGTGATCCATCTGATCAGAAGATATCTTGGGACTTGGATAGAATAGACTTTAGAATGTATACTGCCATTTTAGTGTGAACCAGTTGAGCATCGGTGTGTCTAATCAAACAGAAGcaacttttttcacttttgtggCTTGAAAAGAATAAACTTGATTATTAAAACTGGATGTTTAGTCTCATAATAATggttggcaaaaaaaaaaacccgccaGAAATGTAGTATATGATTCGAGGTCAATAAAtaagtgtttttcttctcctcatcTCTTTCTCTAGCTCCAGAAATCTTAAACTACGATCCCATTACCACAGCTACAGATATGTGGTAGgtcatatattttaatttaatgtatGGAGGTAAGCGTGACCATTTATTGATCTAGGGGCCAGATCCAGATTCTGATGCAGTTTTATCTGGCTTCCAAGAATACCCTTCTGTTCGCCAACCAAAAGAGGGAGAGttgggaggggaaggagcacTCAGGATATAACCTGGGGCTTGCTGCGATTACTCCATTATGTTTTATCtgtctatatatacacacacagggggtttcaaaaagatggacacgggggtttcaaaaagatggacccaatttcaagGCAGTAGTAGCGATCaatttggtccatctttttgaaacaccctatATATGTAAGTGAGTAATTTGCATAAAATCCATTTAGTGAGATACATACATAGCTTTCCTTGTGTGCGCATGTGTATGCATGCTTGAACCACATAAAAGTGAGCTCTCACATGGTGTTTCTAGTTCTTTGAGTGTGGCACACATCAGGAAGTTTGGTCTGCAGCACGATAAATATGAGGGGTATCCTAGTAGGGTCATACATTGTGTTCTTATTTCAGGAACATAGGTGTTATTTCATACATGCTGCTGACACAAGAATCTCCATTTGTGGGAGCTGATAATCAAGAAACTTACCTTAATATATCTCAAGTTAACGTGGATTATTCAGAAGAAACGTTTTCATCAGTTTCACAGCCTGCCAAAGACTTCATTCAAAAACTTCTCATAAAAAATCCAGAGTAAGTAACAAACTCCATCAGGCAACAATCTTATCTCTTATGTTTGTGGAGCACCTAGAAAAAGTGAATGTTAATTTGGGTGCTTAAAACCACTGATACGGTCAGTCAGACATTTCGCAATGCACTGGTATTATCAGCTGGATATTTAAAAGTGTAGATTTATGCTTTTCCATAATGTATGGAAAGGAACTTGGGTTCACTGTCTGGGTATTATTGTAGTCAGGCTTGTGCTTTGAGTtttctattttgtatttctttatattttcattcagAAGATAGATTATGAACAAATCTGATTAAATATATTCTAGAAAGGTCACATTCTTGTCTATAACTCAACCTTTTATTGCACAatttggagagagaaaatgcagtCTTTTTGATGCAGTGCTTTCTTGTTTCTTATCTTTAATGTATCATTctatttgaatacattttatATACAAATTTGGCAATCTTGTGACTAGCACATATTCTTCAAAAATACATAGTATTTTGCCGTGtgttcagtcttttaaaaaaatgttctcaacCAAAAGTACAACCTTGTTGTTTGTCAGGCACATTTCCGTAACTTTGCGTTCTTTGGGAGTTCAGGCTCTAGTCAAGGCATCTCAAAGTAGCTGAACTTTGAGAAGATAGCCGTTGAGAGTGGGAGAATTACACACATGAACTGCGTCTGCTCTTGCTGTGTAGCATTAAATCTGGGTATATTTTTAACTGTTGCACCAGCAAATATTGTCATTTTTGGTGACCCAGAAGTCCCTGTCGTCTTCAGAGAGCCTGCAGCAAGCAGGAGTGACCCTGTTTGGCTGAGAAAGGAGAGGGATGATGGGGCATGGTATCCATGAAGTGCTACTTTGATGAAATAAGGACTCCATATAAACTCATGTCTGGACAGGGTTTGTCACCATCTGGAATAACTTGTAAAGCCCACGCTATCATGCAGGAAGTAACCATGAAGAGCCTGCTTTGCTAAACGTTGGTGTGGACCTGTGGGATGTTTGATATTCTGTCACAGTTACCACTCCACTTGCTTTTTTGCTTCTGGGCATCTCGGAGTCTTCAGTAGAACCTCAgtaacctttttttctcttcctgttccAATTCTTGATGGCTATACCTTCTTGaatcttcagaggaaaaaatacgTCCTCAGGTAGTCAAGTCTGTAAGGTCAGAGTTCTCTGACCAAAAAATATTCACGTGTTCTGGTAGAGTTAAGGACAAATAGGGGGCTCTGTTGCATTTATTGCAAGTTCTCTGGAATTTAACATGGTGAGAACTGTAGTAGCACTTCACTAGGTTATCCAAAGGAACGCTTTGTAAGTCCGTGGTCTGTTTGGTagtaaatacattttgcaaGGGTTTACGCCAGTTTATGATGACTTGCAAGAGTAACAGACTGCAAAATGTCTGATAGAGTTGATGACATCGTTATTTGGCCCTCCTTGAAAACCAGATGACTAAGTATTCATTAACCTACATATTTACAATGGTCTGTGTAACACATAGGACTTCAAAAGCATAAGAATGTGCGcatatatatacgtatatacatacacacacaccatGTTGAAAACGTTCCAAGGGACTGTGAATACTGGCTGAGAAGTGCCTGTTCCTTGTTGTGAGGAAAAGCTTACCAGTCCTGACACCCAGTGGTAGGGGAAGCTGTCCACTCCAATTTACATGCATGTTGCCAATACTTAACTATGATGGGGTCTAATGTGCTTTTTAGCAGCAGTGGTAGGGGTGGGAAACCAGCAATATTAACTTTTTTGTGTCAGTTCTGCTTAAGATTTCTTAGCGTGTGTCAGAGCTATTGTAAttatgttttcagtatttccGAAGTTAACTGAAGCAACTTtaccattttctctttcaaagggAAAGACCCACAGCAGAGGCCTGTCTTTCTCATTTGTGGTTGCAGCAAGAGGAGTTCATCCTCTTGTCTAGCCCTGAGGAAACTTGTGGCTTTTCTCTGATGCCAGGACACACAACGAAATGCTCAGAAGAGCGGAACGTAAAATCCAGTTGTAATGGTACCTGTAGCAACaaggaagacaaagaaaacattccAGAGGACAGCAGTACAGTCTCCAAACGTTTCCGTTTCGATGATTCATTGCAGTATCCCCAAGACTTCGCGACAGACTTCATATGTTAATACGTAATATAGacttttttataaaaagaatttAGCATAATCTATTCCAGTGGCAAATATAAGAGTATAGCTTGCCAATTCGTGCAGCATTGGCATATGGGAAATGCACTTTGATCTTTTTATGCTGGTGCTTCCTTATCTGTCCATTGCTGGCAATGGATTTAACTCCTGAGAAATTGGGGTTGTTGCAccaataaaatgaattattttttttaagaagatataattaaatatttttgcactttTCAAGTTTTAGTCCAAAAATTATGCCAGAGGGAACAAATTAAATcctgaaaatgagtttgtttAAACTCAAGCTTTGCCAAACAGTGGTTGAATACATGCACATTTGTATGACTAGCCTTAATAAGAAATTGGTATAAGCAGGGAAACTGGGCTTATTTGTGACCATCCTCATAGCTTTAAATGGAAGCTGAAGTTGGTGTGGTTTGGGAATAGGATACATCTGTTGGGGCCATTTGGAGAACTCCTTTCTCTCAAGGATCACTGGTAGCTGAGGAAGTGTTTGTGCCTTATAGATCTGGTCCACTTGGGCTTCATAAGGCATAGTCTGTGTGTTTGCCCTGTGTTGGATCTCTGGAATGTTTCAATAGAAAACAGACTGTCAGTCCTTGCATTAGTGGTCCTTTTTTATCAGCAAATTAGATTTGAGTAGGATGAGGGTCCCATGCTGATGTGAATATTTGATACACTCGTTAGTTTGCTGTCATCAAACCTCTGAAATAGTATTGTCTACCTGCA includes these proteins:
- the STK17B gene encoding serine/threonine-protein kinase 17B, with the protein product MSRRKLENKSLSGLLATSLQTQIKTDNFHNFYMLESKELGRGRCAVVRKCIAKSTGQEFAAKFLKKRRRGQDCKAEILHEIAVLELMKSNPRVVNLHEVYETANEIILVLEYAAGGEIFDLCVPDLDDRIGERDIVRLIRQILEGLCCLHENNIVHLDLKPQNILLSSVNPLGDVKIVDFGMSRKLESSSELRQIMGTTEYLAPEILNYDPITTATDMWNIGVISYMLLTQESPFVGADNQETYLNISQVNVDYSEETFSSVSQPAKDFIQKLLIKNPEERPTAEACLSHLWLQQEEFILLSSPEETCGFSLMPGHTTKCSEERNVKSSCNGTCSNKEDKENIPEDSSTVSKRFRFDDSLQYPQDFATDFIC